The following proteins come from a genomic window of Verrucomicrobiia bacterium:
- the recF gene encoding DNA replication and repair protein RecF (All proteins in this family for which functions are known are DNA-binding proteins that assist the filamentation of RecA onto DNA for the initiation of recombination or recombinational repair.), whose product MISDIRLQRFRSYRDESFEFDAGVNIIVGPNASGKTNLLEALLVASRGSSFRAKDTELVAHGAPWSRIDTHGDDGQRTVKFVRQENATIKKEYVIHDQRLVRLSLPRTIPTVLFEPNHLQLLHGSPEARRDYLDTLLEQTIPSYGKIRRDYRRTLAQRNALLKRGPGSRDQLFAWNVRLSDLGAQVVRYRHELVSRLDQEIGGLYQDLSGSRHDSVHARYRTDWHATDQYGSNLLHALEKRQDVDIERGFTSVGPHRDDLVMTFGDREAADVASRGETRTVLLVLKLLEVSLTQEARSQPPILLLDDVFSELDGARRRALTKVIAGYQSFITTTDADVVVQHFMGDCRILPLGT is encoded by the coding sequence ATGATCTCCGATATCCGACTGCAGCGCTTCAGGTCTTATCGCGATGAGTCGTTCGAGTTCGATGCCGGTGTGAATATCATCGTAGGACCAAACGCCAGCGGCAAGACCAATCTGCTCGAGGCCCTGTTGGTGGCGTCGCGTGGTAGTTCGTTCCGGGCCAAAGATACCGAGCTGGTCGCCCATGGGGCACCATGGAGTCGTATTGATACCCACGGTGATGATGGTCAGCGAACGGTCAAGTTTGTCCGCCAAGAAAACGCTACTATCAAGAAAGAGTATGTTATTCATGATCAACGTCTGGTGCGACTGAGTTTGCCCCGTACCATACCGACCGTTTTGTTTGAACCAAATCACTTGCAGCTGTTGCATGGATCACCCGAGGCCCGTCGCGACTATTTGGACACCTTGCTGGAGCAAACCATCCCTTCCTATGGCAAGATACGCCGTGATTACCGCCGTACGCTGGCCCAGCGCAATGCCCTGCTCAAGCGTGGTCCTGGCTCGAGGGATCAGCTATTTGCCTGGAATGTGCGGCTGAGCGATCTTGGCGCCCAGGTGGTGCGTTATAGGCACGAGCTGGTGAGTCGACTAGATCAAGAGATAGGCGGGTTATACCAGGACCTGTCAGGATCGCGTCACGATAGCGTACACGCCCGTTACCGCACCGACTGGCATGCCACTGACCAATACGGCTCAAACCTGCTCCACGCCCTCGAGAAGCGCCAGGACGTCGACATAGAACGTGGCTTTACGAGTGTTGGGCCCCACCGCGACGATTTGGTTATGACATTTGGCGATCGTGAGGCAGCTGACGTCGCCTCACGCGGAGAGACCCGGACGGTTCTACTGGTACTGAAATTACTAGAGGTGTCGCTGACCCAGGAGGCCCGCAGTCAACCACCAATCCTGTTGCTTGATGATGTGTTTAGCGAATTGGATGGAGCCCGACGACGGGCCCTGACCAAAGTCATCGCGGGCTATCAGTCTTTTATTACTACCACCGATGCCGACGTGGTGGTGCAGCACTTTATGGGTGACTGCCGCATCTTGCCTCTGGGTACTTGA
- a CDS encoding phage tail tip lysozyme, which produces MRTYIRSKPARYLFVVTVLAAWIVVPIPAAALSPAQKKLFDAGVHYYDLVEDALPTSCPGGGNATSLTGSTQEEKIFNFFISKGLTAPAAAGIMGNLSVESGYDPFNQQNGLTWPTGGWGIAQWTAGRRDTIRNAVTTNPEFGNNFYTDTERLETAWPDPTERAAAIDKLLLFQLNYLYNESVGRDVRNPVMPVPFATTPFEGIPKEWDALKKAPDVQTAVIFWEWNYERAGIPALGDRLTAGNTVNTTYGSNAGGAGAPITATGGCGSGRELTDGFAMPVDRQFYLAHNSDTIPENQRWFTKTHHDYPAADIPVPSLTEVYSMTAGTLHISRGDCGTGVKVDAGNGIVISYCHGTDGGSIEGAKEGDTVTAGQLIMHSDNTGNSDGPHLHVHIGGPGEVDYCPQNLFKGIMEGRPPAITSLPTSGCTH; this is translated from the coding sequence ATGAGGACATACATCCGTAGTAAACCCGCTCGCTACCTGTTTGTCGTGACCGTACTGGCGGCCTGGATTGTAGTTCCCATTCCCGCAGCAGCACTGTCGCCCGCCCAAAAAAAGCTCTTTGACGCCGGAGTACACTACTACGACCTCGTCGAAGATGCACTGCCTACCAGTTGTCCGGGAGGTGGTAACGCAACCTCATTGACCGGATCTACCCAGGAAGAGAAGATTTTTAACTTCTTTATAAGCAAAGGCCTAACAGCGCCCGCGGCGGCTGGAATTATGGGAAATCTGTCTGTTGAGTCAGGCTATGACCCCTTTAACCAACAGAATGGCTTGACGTGGCCCACCGGAGGGTGGGGTATCGCCCAGTGGACAGCTGGACGCCGTGATACCATCCGCAATGCAGTGACAACCAACCCTGAATTTGGGAATAATTTCTACACCGATACCGAGCGGCTAGAAACCGCCTGGCCGGACCCCACGGAACGAGCCGCAGCAATTGATAAACTACTCTTATTCCAGCTCAATTACCTATATAACGAGTCGGTGGGCCGTGATGTCAGAAACCCCGTTATGCCAGTGCCCTTTGCCACGACACCCTTTGAGGGCATCCCCAAGGAATGGGATGCCCTCAAAAAGGCACCAGACGTGCAGACGGCCGTGATCTTTTGGGAGTGGAACTACGAGCGAGCAGGAATTCCTGCGCTGGGCGACCGCCTGACAGCCGGTAATACAGTCAATACCACTTATGGATCTAACGCTGGGGGCGCTGGTGCGCCTATTACAGCAACCGGTGGCTGTGGCTCGGGGCGCGAGCTCACAGATGGCTTTGCTATGCCAGTTGACCGACAATTTTACCTTGCCCACAACAGTGACACCATACCGGAAAACCAGCGCTGGTTTACCAAAACTCACCACGACTATCCGGCCGCCGACATACCCGTTCCCTCACTCACCGAGGTATATTCTATGACCGCCGGCACTCTCCATATCTCACGAGGAGACTGTGGTACCGGTGTTAAGGTGGACGCCGGGAACGGTATAGTTATTTCCTATTGCCACGGCACCGATGGTGGCTCGATAGAAGGCGCCAAAGAGGGCGATACCGTCACAGCCGGGCAGCTCATTATGCACTCTGACAATACCGGCAATAGCGACGGCCCCCACCTCCACGTTCACATTGGCGGTCCTGGCGAGGTAGATTACTGTCCACAGAACTTATTTAAGGGCATCATGGAAGGCAGGCCACCGGCCATTACGTCCCTGCCTACATCGGGTTGCACACACTAA
- a CDS encoding D-alanyl-D-alanine carboxypeptidase family protein: protein MGAVYDDQDKPTPYINSTGSPEAEEANRLIAQGAHKARHIDSTGSPEAEENNRRVAKLNELRTGTGAGAESSPATEGKGSKNDKLADSKGNALHRATPEPLGASRGNSKGKGGGSRKKLMLFGGGSAMSIAALFIGFTFTSGFVEFIHFGKVLQRHFAGIDDVMDDQQMSRIRYRRRLGLSGNKAADIIERQLNKAGFTSLHDAAGYFQGFEIDPKKVSAAQLERLGGHLDTSPNGGRMLVLEPGSNFRRRKLMNNVLKAAKIRFIPSKVSSRIMRTRGGISFHILGNVDRKAHTTLSSYTDEVLKKFTDFFREGSDLSVRASGETQNDDGTDLSDEERAASQSGADDFNETIDGVKTDPSDAKISQTAADVKTSIDADKAADFLGFICAARGIGDQWQKLMYARIALPLARLGVAFISISSQIMSGDKVSMHEVSAMAIMLHDKNLPWNSARSIQYELGRTPTGPDMPKSSRLSRIGNKPAFFDIVDRLPVGTACKINNNVVGGLVISFATGGIVLDSIMTGLGAIGIDPVGDGISSIISWAVGQPLKAIPTGALLGNYANYGSLLGSFNQFLGIGARVLTSEEGMQLREERLAAEKIDFETKPIATRIFDPTEPRSVAGQAFIGAPKTGSEAFASLSNALWKFPSTVATMFTKLTFKHAGAAGTYDYGVDYVGFTSAEMNDARFIDPYANDNTVEPQLAELNEKYGKCFGTTIDPTSKQIITDKVPNYFEDDFSPCRITPENSEYTTFTQYRFYLLGKAVERSMECWGGIEDSCKQAQGKVTAAAATSAAVGAAGPGLIVGNPTDDSTSVPCAQGTRDIGIQDGYNDGNRVPVRLCSIPNIPSNGRGDSPGAQFTTPGADGHVIVNSRVSGAWFKLASDAAAAGIQLSASTSFRSMAYQEELWRTGGGDTRYVARPGHSNHQNGTAIDFTGMSDKGGTSCTTQATFPSSPAWVWLTANAPRYGFRQLNTEAWHWSPGVPCNPELIGPGPQ from the coding sequence GTGGGCGCAGTATACGACGACCAAGACAAACCAACCCCTTATATAAATAGTACGGGGAGTCCGGAGGCTGAAGAAGCAAACCGCCTCATAGCACAGGGTGCCCACAAGGCTCGCCACATAGACAGTACGGGGAGTCCGGAGGCTGAAGAAAATAACCGCAGAGTAGCAAAACTGAACGAACTTAGGACCGGCACCGGTGCGGGAGCGGAAAGTTCGCCAGCGACCGAAGGCAAGGGCTCTAAAAATGACAAGCTGGCTGACAGCAAGGGCAATGCGCTCCACAGAGCAACCCCCGAACCGCTTGGTGCATCAAGAGGTAATTCAAAGGGCAAAGGGGGCGGAAGTCGCAAAAAATTGATGCTCTTTGGCGGCGGCAGCGCGATGAGTATAGCCGCCTTATTCATAGGCTTTACCTTCACGAGCGGGTTTGTGGAATTTATTCACTTTGGCAAGGTTTTACAGAGACATTTTGCTGGTATCGACGACGTCATGGATGACCAGCAAATGTCCCGGATTCGGTACCGTCGTCGGCTCGGCCTTTCGGGCAATAAGGCCGCAGATATTATCGAACGACAGCTAAACAAAGCAGGGTTTACCTCTCTCCATGACGCGGCTGGCTACTTTCAGGGCTTCGAGATTGACCCAAAAAAAGTATCGGCGGCGCAATTGGAGAGACTAGGAGGACACCTGGACACCAGTCCTAACGGTGGAAGAATGCTGGTTCTCGAGCCTGGATCTAACTTCCGGCGGCGCAAACTAATGAACAACGTGCTAAAAGCCGCCAAGATTCGTTTTATTCCCTCCAAAGTATCTAGTAGAATCATGCGCACCAGGGGGGGCATATCTTTCCATATCTTAGGCAATGTCGACCGTAAAGCACACACCACCCTAAGTAGCTATACTGATGAGGTGCTCAAGAAATTCACCGACTTCTTTAGGGAGGGGAGTGATCTTAGCGTCAGGGCCTCCGGCGAAACCCAGAATGATGATGGCACTGACCTGAGCGACGAAGAACGCGCCGCCAGTCAATCGGGGGCCGATGATTTTAACGAGACTATCGACGGTGTCAAAACCGACCCCAGTGATGCAAAAATTAGTCAAACAGCAGCAGATGTAAAAACCAGCATAGATGCCGACAAAGCAGCCGACTTCCTTGGATTCATCTGTGCAGCACGCGGTATTGGCGACCAGTGGCAGAAACTCATGTACGCACGCATTGCTTTGCCCTTGGCACGCCTTGGTGTGGCTTTTATATCTATCAGTAGTCAAATAATGTCCGGTGACAAAGTATCCATGCACGAAGTAAGTGCTATGGCTATCATGCTACATGACAAGAATCTTCCGTGGAACTCGGCACGTAGTATTCAGTACGAACTGGGCCGCACCCCCACCGGGCCAGATATGCCTAAGTCTTCACGCCTGAGTCGTATTGGAAACAAACCAGCCTTCTTTGACATAGTCGATCGCCTACCAGTGGGCACTGCCTGCAAGATCAATAATAATGTCGTTGGTGGGCTGGTTATTAGCTTTGCCACGGGCGGCATTGTCCTGGACAGCATTATGACTGGGCTTGGAGCCATAGGTATTGACCCTGTTGGCGATGGTATTTCTTCTATAATCAGTTGGGCAGTTGGGCAACCGCTCAAAGCCATACCCACGGGCGCACTTTTGGGCAACTACGCTAACTATGGGTCACTCCTGGGGTCGTTTAACCAGTTCCTTGGCATAGGCGCTCGTGTTCTGACTTCCGAGGAAGGGATGCAACTCCGCGAGGAAAGGCTCGCAGCCGAGAAAATCGACTTCGAGACTAAACCAATCGCCACCCGGATCTTTGACCCTACCGAGCCACGTTCGGTCGCCGGTCAAGCATTCATAGGTGCACCAAAAACCGGATCCGAGGCCTTTGCCAGTTTATCTAACGCCCTCTGGAAATTCCCATCCACGGTCGCAACCATGTTTACCAAGCTAACCTTCAAACATGCAGGGGCGGCAGGCACATACGACTATGGAGTGGACTATGTTGGCTTCACTAGTGCCGAGATGAACGACGCACGGTTCATTGACCCCTACGCCAATGACAATACTGTAGAGCCACAGCTAGCCGAGCTGAATGAGAAATACGGAAAATGCTTTGGCACCACCATAGATCCCACGAGCAAGCAAATCATTACCGACAAGGTTCCCAACTATTTCGAGGATGATTTCAGCCCGTGCCGTATCACCCCAGAAAACAGCGAATACACCACATTTACTCAGTATCGCTTCTATCTCTTGGGTAAGGCTGTTGAACGCTCCATGGAATGCTGGGGCGGTATCGAAGACTCCTGCAAACAAGCACAGGGCAAGGTTACAGCCGCTGCTGCTACAAGCGCTGCCGTTGGAGCCGCAGGCCCCGGCTTGATAGTAGGCAACCCAACCGACGACAGTACGAGTGTCCCATGCGCCCAGGGCACTCGCGATATTGGCATCCAGGACGGATACAATGACGGCAACCGGGTCCCTGTGCGTCTATGCTCGATACCCAATATTCCCAGTAATGGTCGTGGTGATTCGCCCGGCGCTCAGTTTACTACCCCTGGGGCTGATGGTCACGTTATCGTAAACTCCCGCGTGTCAGGTGCGTGGTTTAAGTTAGCCTCCGATGCAGCAGCGGCGGGCATTCAGTTATCGGCCAGCACTAGCTTTAGATCTATGGCATACCAGGAAGAGCTGTGGCGAACGGGTGGTGGCGATACGCGCTATGTCGCTCGACCCGGGCACTCGAACCACCAAAATGGTACCGCTATAGACTTTACGGGCATGAGTGATAAAGGCGGCACCAGTTGTACTACTCAAGCGACCTTCCCCAGCAGCCCCGCCTGGGTGTGGCTGACGGCTAATGCACCTCGGTATGGCTTTAGGCAGCTCAATACCGAGGCCTGGCACTGGAGTCCTGGAGTACCGTGCAACCCAGAGCTAATCGGACCAGGGCCCCAGTAA
- a CDS encoding DUF87 domain-containing protein, producing MAKKPKNQLDPLAIAEQQRMAEQQEVQSAFQKGITALRDFIAPASLEFSGTHFQLGTRMARTYYVYGYPRQVFTGWLSPMINLDEVMDMTLYVYPVESQVVLENLRKKVSQLEAGIQIDSEKGRVRDPSKQAAILDAEEMRDKLQVGEERFFRFGFYFTLYAGSMDELEFVTHKVESILGQQLVYSKPATSQQEQGFNSTIPQFVDQLQIRRNFNTGALSTSFPFTSADLTQDNGILYGINMHNSGLVIFDRFSLENGNSVVFAKSGAGKSFTVKLEALRSMMFGTEVFIIDPENEYQRMAEAVGGAYVRLSLNSVTRINPFELPKVVDTDEADNALRSNLITLHGLLRLMMGGAQTQMMGGSAVAAPALSPVEEADLDASLIETYAKAGITNDPLTHTAQPPTIADLYDTLLHMGGTGPQLAQRLRKYTTGTFAGIFSQQSNIDINNQLVVFNIRDLEDELRPVAMYIVLNFIWNKTKSDIKRRILVVDEAWQLMKYEDSANFLFSLAKRARKYNLGITTITQDVEDFMGSRMGRAIVANASMQILLKQSASAVDVLSDVFKLTSEEKKRLSQFPVGQGLFFAGQNHVHIQVAASPTETSLITTNPEQVQQMQQQGELSQPGGGTIDLNNRLYPGV from the coding sequence ATGGCCAAAAAACCCAAGAATCAGCTAGACCCTTTGGCTATTGCCGAGCAGCAACGGATGGCCGAACAGCAAGAGGTGCAGAGTGCCTTTCAGAAGGGTATTACCGCACTGCGCGACTTTATTGCGCCGGCATCCTTAGAATTCTCTGGCACCCACTTCCAGCTGGGTACTCGGATGGCCCGCACCTACTACGTCTACGGCTATCCACGGCAAGTATTCACCGGATGGCTGTCGCCCATGATTAACCTAGACGAAGTCATGGACATGACACTCTACGTCTACCCCGTAGAGAGCCAAGTGGTATTGGAAAATCTCCGCAAAAAGGTATCACAGCTAGAGGCCGGCATCCAGATAGACTCAGAGAAGGGACGTGTTCGCGACCCCTCCAAGCAAGCTGCAATCTTGGACGCCGAGGAAATGCGCGACAAACTACAGGTGGGCGAAGAGCGCTTCTTTCGCTTTGGCTTTTACTTTACGCTGTATGCCGGCAGTATGGACGAGCTGGAGTTTGTCACCCACAAGGTTGAATCTATTCTGGGACAGCAGTTGGTCTATTCTAAGCCGGCCACTTCGCAGCAAGAGCAGGGCTTTAATAGCACTATTCCGCAATTTGTTGACCAGTTGCAAATCCGCCGCAACTTTAACACTGGGGCGCTCAGTACGAGCTTTCCGTTTACCAGTGCTGACCTGACGCAGGACAATGGTATTTTGTACGGCATAAACATGCATAACTCCGGCTTGGTTATTTTTGACCGCTTTTCACTGGAAAACGGCAACTCGGTGGTCTTTGCCAAGTCCGGTGCCGGTAAATCATTTACCGTCAAACTCGAGGCACTGCGCAGCATGATGTTCGGTACCGAGGTATTTATCATCGACCCAGAAAACGAATACCAGCGCATGGCCGAAGCTGTTGGTGGCGCCTATGTGCGGCTCAGCCTCAATTCGGTTACCCGCATCAACCCCTTTGAGTTGCCAAAAGTGGTAGATACCGACGAAGCCGACAATGCGCTACGCAGCAACCTCATTACGCTCCATGGACTGTTGCGCCTGATGATGGGCGGTGCCCAAACCCAGATGATGGGCGGCAGTGCCGTAGCCGCCCCAGCACTGAGCCCTGTAGAAGAAGCCGACCTAGATGCCTCGCTCATAGAAACATACGCCAAGGCTGGCATCACCAACGATCCGCTCACCCATACCGCCCAACCACCAACCATTGCTGACCTGTATGACACATTGCTGCACATGGGTGGCACTGGTCCGCAGTTGGCACAGCGTTTGCGCAAATACACCACCGGCACCTTTGCGGGTATCTTTAGCCAGCAGAGCAATATCGACATCAATAACCAACTGGTCGTGTTCAACATCCGTGACCTCGAGGACGAGCTACGCCCCGTCGCTATGTACATTGTCCTGAACTTTATCTGGAACAAAACCAAGAGCGACATAAAGAGACGCATACTGGTAGTAGACGAGGCCTGGCAGCTGATGAAATACGAAGATTCGGCCAATTTCTTGTTCTCGCTAGCCAAGCGAGCCCGCAAATATAACCTGGGTATCACTACCATCACTCAGGATGTGGAAGACTTTATGGGCTCGCGCATGGGACGCGCCATTGTGGCCAATGCCAGTATGCAGATACTGCTCAAGCAGTCCGCCTCGGCCGTTGACGTTCTGAGCGACGTCTTTAAACTTACCAGCGAAGAAAAGAAACGCCTCAGCCAGTTCCCAGTCGGACAGGGGCTGTTCTTTGCAGGCCAAAACCACGTACACATCCAGGTGGCAGCCAGCCCCACCGAAACCAGCCTCATCACCACTAATCCTGAACAAGTGCAGCAGATGCAGCAGCAGGGCGAGCTAAGCCAGCCCGGTGGGGGCACGATTGACTTGAATAACCGACTCTATCCTGGAGTATAA